Genomic segment of Microbacterium sp. BH-3-3-3:
TCCCGATACGCGTCAGCGCGTCCTCGACGCCATGGCGTCGCTCGGCTACCGCCCCAACAGTGCGGCGCGAGCGCTGCGATCGGGCCGGTTCCGCAGCATCGGCGTGATCATGTTCTCGCTGAGCTCGTACGGCAACACGCGCACGCTCGATGCGCTCGCGTCGATGGCCGCGGCATCCGGGTACTCCATCACCCTCATCACCGTGCACTCGGCCTCGCAGTCCGACGTGTCGGGGGCGTTCTCGCGTCTGCGCGAACACGCCGTCGACGGCGTGGTGATCCTGATCGAGACCCACCGCCTCGGCGAGAACGAGTTGTCGCTGCCCACCGGGCTGCCCGTGGTGGTGGTCGACTCGAGCGCCGACTACCCGTACGCGGTCGTCGACAACGACCAGGCGCAGGGCGCCCGTCTGGCCACCGAGCATCTGCTCGACCTCGGTCACGCGACCGTCTGGCACGTCTCGGGGCCGCCGGAGTCCTTCGCCGCCGAGCGTCGCCGTCACGCGTGGCACGCCGCCCTCGAGGACCGCGGACGCCGTGTGCCCGCGGTGCAGATCGGTGACTGGACCGCCGACTCGGGGCATCGCATCGGCGCCGCCCTCGCGCACGACACCGCCGTCACGGCGGTGTTCGCCGCGAACGATCAGATGGCGCTCGGCGTGATCCGCGCCCTGCACGAGGCCGGCCGCGACGTGCCGGGCGACGTCAGTGTCGTCGGCTTCGACGACATGCCCGAGGCGGCCAACTTCTGGCCTCCACTCACCACCGTGCGCCAGCGCTTCGAGCGCGTCGGCGAAGAGGCGATGAGCGCGTTGATC
This window contains:
- a CDS encoding LacI family DNA-binding transcriptional regulator, translated to MSETTTASTATPARERRREVSMADVAAAAGVSGQTVSRVANGRTNVDPDTRQRVLDAMASLGYRPNSAARALRSGRFRSIGVIMFSLSSYGNTRTLDALASMAAASGYSITLITVHSASQSDVSGAFSRLREHAVDGVVILIETHRLGENELSLPTGLPVVVVDSSADYPYAVVDNDQAQGARLATEHLLDLGHATVWHVSGPPESFAAERRRHAWHAALEDRGRRVPAVQIGDWTADSGHRIGAALAHDTAVTAVFAANDQMALGVIRALHEAGRDVPGDVSVVGFDDMPEAANFWPPLTTVRQRFERVGEEAMSALIADIEGTGGEHARTLVPTSLVVRASSGRRG